CAGTTTCAACAGCGTCCAATGGCAGTGGCGGCTGCGCCGCTGGCAGCGCAACCTGCGCGGTCTTTTTCGCGGCAATCTGCAGCAGGCCGGGGTCTCGGTGACCGGTACGATCATCTTCACCAACCTGGTCCTGTTCACCCTGATGATCGCACAGGGGATCCTGGCCGGCCAGGGACCCTCGACGATCCTGAACCCGGACACCTATCTGCTGCTCCACGCCGGCGCCCAGTACTGGCCGCTGGTCCTGGTCGAAGGTGAATGGTGGCGCTGCCTCACCTACGCCTTCGCCCACGGCGGCATCATCCACCTCGGCTTCAACATGGTCGTCCTCTACCAGGTGGGGCCGCTGCTCGAAGCGGAGGTCGGCAAGGCGCGCTTCATCTTCCTCTACACCTTTACCGCCCTCACCGCAACCGCACTCGGCTATTTCTGGCATCCCATGGCACCGGTGGTCGGAGCCTCAGGTTCCCTGTTCGGGCTGATCGGCTTTTCCGTGGCGTACTACCACCGGCTCGGCCCCCAGGGGCTGCATATTCGCAACTTCATGTTCCAGTGGGCGATCTTCGCCTTCGTCTTCGGGCTGCTGGTCGGCGCCGACAACGCCGGCCACCTGGGCGGCGCCCTTGGCGGCGCGCTCCTCGGGCTGCTTATCCCGGCCAGCTGGCGACGCCGGCCGCTGCTTGATCAGTTCTTCAACGTATTGGCCGTCCTCAGTACGGCGGCCATCCTTTACAGCCTGACCATGCTGGTCCTGTCATGGCTGAACGCCGGGTCCCGGTGAGGTTTCGTCATGGCCAAGGATAAAACCCCCGTAACCCCGGCCGTCCGCCTGCTGCGCCAGGAGCAGGTGGACTTCACCGCCCACCCCTACACTTACGAAGAAAAGGGGGGAACGGCCGTCTCCGCCCGCGAACTGGGGGTCGACGAACATGCGGTGATCAAGACCCTGATCATGGAGGACGACCGCCGGAATCCCCTCATCGTCCTGATGCACGGCGACCTGCAGGTCTCGACCAGGGAACTGGCGAGGGTCATCGGCGCCCGGAGCATCACCCCTTGCGCCCCGGCCGTGGCCGACAAGCACTCCGGCTACCAGGTCGGCGGCACCTCCCCCTTCGGCACCCGCAAACCGATGCCTGTCTACCTGGAGGAGACGATCCTCGATCTGCCGAGGATCTACATCAACGGTGGCAAACGGGGGTTTCTCGTCGGCATTGACCCGCAGGAGGTCGTTCGGCTGCTCAAGCCGACTCTGGTGAAAGTGGGAATAACATAGGTCCCAAGCGTCCCACGAGTCCCAAAAGTCCCAGGTTCTTGGGACCGGTGGGACCTGTGGGACAAGCGATCAAGGAGCCGCCCATGGACCTTCCGGAAGCCTTCCGCGTCGCGGCGCACGCCCTCCGCAGCGCCCGCGCCCTGGTGGTCACCGCCGGCGCCGGGATGGGGGTCGACTCGGGACTCCCTGACTTCCGCGGCGACCAGGGGTTCTGGAATGCCTACCCGATGTACGAGCGGCTCGGCCTCTCCTTCGTCGACGCTGCCAATCCCGGGCATTTCGAACGCGACCCGGCCTTCGGCTGGGGATTCTACGGCCACCGCACCAACCTCTACCGGCAGACGGTTCCACACCGGGGATTTCAGCTGCTGCTCGATTGGACCGAGCGCTTCGATCTCGACACCTTCGTCGTCACCTCCAACGTCGACGGCCAGTTCCAGAAGGCCGGCTTCCGGGAGGATCAGATCCTCGAGGTGCACGGCTCGATCCACCATCTGCAATGCCTCACCCCCTGCAGCCGCGCCATCTGGGACAACCGCGAAGAGATCCCGGTCGATGTCGACACCATGCGTGCCCGGCACATCCCCGTCTGTCCGCGCTGCGGCGGCGCCGCCCGCCCCAACATCCTCATGTTCGGCGACTGGTCCTGGCTGCCGGACCGCACCCGCGGCCAGGAAATGCGCTTCGACCTCTTCGTCGACCAGCACCGGGACCAGCCCCTAGTGGTCCTCGAGATGGGGGCCGGCACGGCCATCCCCACCATCCGTTACGCCAGCGAACGGCTCGGCGGCCGCGCCGGAGCAACGGTGGTGCGCATCAACCCCAGAGAACCGCAGGTCCCCAGGCCACACCTCTCTCTCCCCTGCGGCGCCCTGGCGGGGCTCACCGGCATCGACGACGCGCTGAAGGCAGGCTGAATCCGGGCCGGTCCCGTTCCCGCGCCAACCGGCATTTCTCCCTTCCCTGCTATAATCGAAGCGAAGCTATTAATCTCGCCCCTCGGGAGGGACCATGGACAAATTTCGCTACCCGGCCCTGCTCACCGACCTCTACGAACTGACCATGCTGGCCGGCTACTTCGATGAGGGGATGAGCG
The DNA window shown above is from Desulfuromonadales bacterium and carries:
- the ybaK gene encoding Cys-tRNA(Pro) deacylase gives rise to the protein MAKDKTPVTPAVRLLRQEQVDFTAHPYTYEEKGGTAVSARELGVDEHAVIKTLIMEDDRRNPLIVLMHGDLQVSTRELARVIGARSITPCAPAVADKHSGYQVGGTSPFGTRKPMPVYLEETILDLPRIYINGGKRGFLVGIDPQEVVRLLKPTLVKVGIT
- a CDS encoding Sir2 family NAD-dependent protein deacetylase; protein product: MDLPEAFRVAAHALRSARALVVTAGAGMGVDSGLPDFRGDQGFWNAYPMYERLGLSFVDAANPGHFERDPAFGWGFYGHRTNLYRQTVPHRGFQLLLDWTERFDLDTFVVTSNVDGQFQKAGFREDQILEVHGSIHHLQCLTPCSRAIWDNREEIPVDVDTMRARHIPVCPRCGGAARPNILMFGDWSWLPDRTRGQEMRFDLFVDQHRDQPLVVLEMGAGTAIPTIRYASERLGGRAGATVVRINPREPQVPRPHLSLPCGALAGLTGIDDALKAG
- a CDS encoding rhomboid family intramembrane serine protease codes for the protein MPASRHLTLLSFNSVQWQWRLRRWQRNLRGLFRGNLQQAGVSVTGTIIFTNLVLFTLMIAQGILAGQGPSTILNPDTYLLLHAGAQYWPLVLVEGEWWRCLTYAFAHGGIIHLGFNMVVLYQVGPLLEAEVGKARFIFLYTFTALTATALGYFWHPMAPVVGASGSLFGLIGFSVAYYHRLGPQGLHIRNFMFQWAIFAFVFGLLVGADNAGHLGGALGGALLGLLIPASWRRRPLLDQFFNVLAVLSTAAILYSLTMLVLSWLNAGSR